The nucleotide sequence GCGGTGCCCGCCCCGCCCCGGCCCACCGCCGCGTCTCCCGGGGCGGCCTCGGCCTCCCCGCTCTCACCGAGCACGCCCAGGCCCTCGGCGGAACCCTCTCGGCGGGGCCGCACGGCGAGGGCGGCTGGCAGCTCACCGCCGTCCTGCCTGCCGCACTCCCGAAAGAGACCCCATGACGACGTCCCTCGGTCCGACCCGCATCCTGATCGCCGACGACCAGGAGGACGTACGCAGCGGCTTCCGCCTGATTCTCGGCTCGCAGCCCGACATGACCGTGGTCGGCGAGGCGGCGGACGGCCTCACCGCCATCGAGCTCGCCCGCACCCTGCGCCCCGACCTGGTCCTCGCCGACATCCGGATGCCGGGCCTGGACGGCCTCGAACTCACCCGGCGCCTCGCGGGCCCCGGCGTACCCGACCCGATGCGTGTCCTCGTCGCCACCACCTTCGACCACGACGACTACGTACGCACGGCACTGCACGACGGCGCCTGCGGATTCCTGCTCAAGCGCTCGGGTCCCGGGCTGCTGATCGAGGGGGTCAGGGCGGCGATGGCCGGGGACATCCTCATCAGCCCCCAGATCACGGTCCGGCTGCTCCAGACCCTCGCCCCTGCCCCCGCCCCGGCAGCGCCCACGGCCCTGTCGCCTCTCACCGCCCGGGAGGACGAGATCGCCCGGCTGGTCGCCGAGGGCCTCACCAACGCCGAGATCGGCGAGAAGCTCTTCATCTCGGCGGGCACCGCCAAGACCCACGTCGCTAACGTCCAGGCGAAGCTGAAGGCCCGTAACCGGGTGGGTATCGCCGCCTGGGCCTGGGAGAACGGACTGGCCGGTCCAGTCCCACGGGAGTAGGGCGAAGGCGCGAGGCGTCCGGGCCGTCGACCGAGGCGTTCTGGCAGAAGTGCGCGGGTGAGATGAGCGGATGAGAAGAACGTCTGGCTGAGTACCGTGCATCCGGACGGGTCTCCTCATGTGACACCGGTTTGGTTCGTCTGCTTGCAGACAGTTAGTGGATCGGTGCGGATGGAGGTTCAAGGTCCGCCATACCGAGAAGTTTTCGCGGGCCTCCCCTGCGTTCTCATGGTCCTCAACCGCTGACCAAGTCGTTGAGCTCGACGTCGTCCATGGCCGCCCTCATGATGTCCCTCCCCTCGTAGCGTGGAGTCCGTGATTGCAGGGGAAGTTGGGGTTCATGGGGTCCAAGCAACGGACGTACACGCCTGAGTTCCGTGAGGGTGCTGTACGCATTGTGATCGAGACGGGCAGGCCGATCCCGGAGGTCGCCGAGGAGCTCGGTGTGCATTCCGGCACGCTGCACAGCTGGGTGTCGCGGTGGCGGCGCAACGGGTCGGCGTCGTCCGACCAGCCTGCCGAGCCCGCACCGGGCGGGCGGCTGCGCGAACCAGAGCGGGCCGAGCTGGAGCGGCTGCGGCGGAGAAGAACAAGCGGATCCGCGAGCTGGAGATGGAGCGTGATGTCCTCAAGCGATGCATGGGTGCGCCACGAAGTTCTGTGTGACCGAGTGGTGGTGCAAGGCCACTGCCGCCGGGCCGTCGCAGCGGTCCGGTAGAAGCTGGGGGCAGTCCGACCCGGGGGACGCCGGGGAGGGCGGGAAGCAGCCCCGACAACGACGGGACGCGCCGGTACTGCCAGACGGTGCGGGTCCGGCAAGCGAGGCCAGAAGGTGTACGTGAGGAACCTGCGGTTAAAGCTCCGTAAGCGTTGTACCGGCTCCAACCTGGTGGATCTGGGCCGGGATGCAGTACGCGGCTGCCCTACATGCGGGCCGCCGACTCCGGAGCCCGAGAAGTC is from Streptomyces sp. NBC_01314 and encodes:
- a CDS encoding response regulator; the encoded protein is MTTSLGPTRILIADDQEDVRSGFRLILGSQPDMTVVGEAADGLTAIELARTLRPDLVLADIRMPGLDGLELTRRLAGPGVPDPMRVLVATTFDHDDYVRTALHDGACGFLLKRSGPGLLIEGVRAAMAGDILISPQITVRLLQTLAPAPAPAAPTALSPLTAREDEIARLVAEGLTNAEIGEKLFISAGTAKTHVANVQAKLKARNRVGIAAWAWENGLAGPVPRE
- a CDS encoding transposase — protein: MGSKQRTYTPEFREGAVRIVIETGRPIPEVAEELGVHSGTLHSWVSRWRRNGSASSDQPAEPAPGGRLREPERAELERLRRRRTSGSASWRWSVMSSSDAWVRHEVLCDRVVVQGHCRRAVAAVR